A single region of the Lotus japonicus ecotype B-129 chromosome 4, LjGifu_v1.2 genome encodes:
- the LOC130712049 gene encoding geranylgeranyl pyrophosphate synthase, chloroplastic-like produces MSAVNLNTWARPSFVFNHATRSRSPTFYLYHGLRKIPISPIIPAKPQRQQLSSSSTVSAVLTKEETLEAEEEKPTFNFKSYMIQKATQVNQALDDAVSLRDPVKIHEAMRYSLLAGGKRVRPVLCLAACELVGGTEPMAMPAACALEMIHTMSLIHDDLPCMDNDDLRRGKPTNHKVFGEDVAVLAGDALLAFAFEHIAVATAGVLPARVVRAVGELAKCIGSEGLVAGQVVDINSEGLSDVGLERLEFIHLHKTAALLEGAVVLGAILGGGSDAEVERLRKFASCIGLLFQVVDDILDVTKSSQELGKTAGKDLVADKVTYPKLLGIEKSKEFAEKLNRDAQEQLIGFDPHKAAPLIALANYIAYRQN; encoded by the coding sequence ATGAGTGCTGTGAATCTCAACACATGGGCACGCCCAAGTTTCGTCTTCAACCATGCCACCAGATCCAGATCCCCAACATTCTACCTCTACCATGGCCTTAGGAAGATACCCATTTCGCCGATTATCCCTGCAAAGCCGCAGAGGCaacagctttcttcttcttccacggTTTCCGCGGTGCTGACCAAGGAGGAGACGCTGGAGGCTGAGGAAGAGAAACCCACTTTCAATTTCAAGTCCTACATGATTCAGAAAGCCACCCAGGTTAACCAGGCCCTCGACGACGCCGTTTCGCTCCGGGACCCTGTCAAGATCCATGAAGCGATGCGGTACTCGCTCCTCGCCGGCGGGAAGAGAGTCAGGCCGGTTCTCTGCCTCGCCGCCTGCGAGCTCGTCGGAGGGACTGAGCCCATGGCGATGCCGGCGGCGTGCGCGCTTGAAATGATCCACACCATGTCGCTCATTCACGATGACCTCCCTTGTATGGACAACGACGATCTCCGGCGAGGGAAGCCGACGAACCATAAGGTTTTCGGGGAGGACGTGGCGGTCCTCGCCGGCGACGCGCTTCTCGCCTTCGCCTTCGAGCATATCGCCGTTGCCACCGCCGGCGTTTTGCCGGCGAGGGTTGTCCGGGCGGTCGGGGAACTCGCGAAGTGCATCGGCTCCGAGGGTCTCGTCGCCGGCCAGGTCGTCGACATCAATTCTGAAGGCTtatccgatgtgggacttgagaGGCTCGAGTTTATTCATCTCCACAAAACCGCGGCGTTGCTTGAAGGTGCGGTTGTTCTCGGTGCCATTCTCGGTGGTGGGTCTGATGCAGAGGTTGAGAGGCTGAGGAAATTTGCTAGCTGCATTGGATTGTTGTTTCAGGTGGTTGATGATATTCTTGATGTGACAAAGTCTTCACAGGAATTGGGGAAAACTGCTGGAAAAGATTTGGTGGCTGATAAGGTTACTTACCCCAAGCTTTTGGGGATAGAGAAGTCCAAGGAGTTTGCTGAGAAGTTGAACCGTGATGCACAGGAACAACTCATTGGGTTTGATCCTCATAAAGCTGCTCCTTTGATTGCTTTAGCTAATTACATTGCTTACAGGCAAAACTAG